From a region of the Leptotrichia sp. OH3620_COT-345 genome:
- a CDS encoding PTS sugar transporter subunit IIA, with translation MMLDRVLKDNITIMEKIETWEESIKIAAFPLLKKNKIRESYIRAMINDIKKMGFYIVITDKIAMPHSRPENGVEETSMSLLKLDNPVKYGEQEIYLIFILAARDKEEHIGILKDLSLFLDRDDKIEKILNAGTTTEIEEIIKNGR, from the coding sequence ATGATGTTAGACAGGGTTTTAAAGGATAATATAACTATAATGGAAAAAATAGAAACATGGGAAGAAAGTATAAAAATAGCTGCTTTTCCATTATTGAAAAAAAATAAAATAAGAGAAAGCTATATAAGAGCAATGATAAACGATATAAAAAAAATGGGATTTTATATTGTGATAACAGATAAAATTGCTATGCCTCATTCAAGACCTGAAAATGGAGTAGAAGAAACTTCAATGTCACTGCTGAAGTTGGATAATCCTGTTAAATATGGAGAACAGGAGATATATCTTATTTTCATTCTTGCTGCACGGGATAAAGAAGAACATATTGGAATATTGAAAGACTTATCGCTATTTCTTGACAGAGATGACAAAATAGAAAAAATTTTAAATGCAGGAACAACTACTGAAATAGAAGAAATCATAAAAAATGGGAGGTAA
- a CDS encoding ATP-binding cassette domain-containing protein — protein sequence MKGSPLVEMKNITKKFGIVTALDEISFKINRGEVHILLGENGAGKSTLMKILSGVYQPTSGKIVINGKDYEFLTPKLSFENKISIIYQELSVINELSIQENLFVGKLPVKKVLRIETVDYKYMENVTKKILAKIGLDKNPYTLVEELTISEKQQVEIAKALASDADIIIMDEPTTSLTETETNHLFKIIRQLKLEGKGIVYISHKLKELKEIGDTVTVLKDGKDVGNRDVKNVDINDLVTMMVGREIKSRYDSNNTEQDKKEVIFEVNDLTRVDGKVKDVSFKIHKGEILGFAGLVGSGRSELMEAIFGVKPIKKGSITMFGENSVPKNEYDSIKKGMGFVTENRREMGFFHNFDIKQNISILPFIKKSRLKGIWGLIDNEKEKKYALKGKNQMNIKCTSINQNITELSGGNQQKVILSKWIMADSSLMIFDEPTKGIDIGSKSEIYTIIRKLSDEGKIVMMISSEMPELFAVCDKIAVFREGRIVEILPIEKASEEAIMQILTSEGVK from the coding sequence ATGAAGGGAAGTCCGTTAGTGGAAATGAAAAATATTACGAAGAAATTCGGGATAGTAACGGCTTTAGATGAAATTTCTTTTAAAATAAATAGAGGAGAAGTTCATATACTATTAGGAGAAAACGGGGCGGGGAAATCAACTCTTATGAAGATTTTAAGCGGAGTTTATCAGCCGACTTCGGGAAAAATAGTTATAAATGGAAAAGATTATGAATTTCTTACTCCGAAACTTTCTTTTGAAAACAAAATCAGTATAATTTATCAAGAATTAAGTGTAATAAATGAATTATCCATTCAGGAGAATTTATTTGTAGGAAAATTACCGGTAAAAAAAGTACTCAGAATAGAAACGGTTGATTATAAATATATGGAAAATGTGACGAAAAAAATTCTGGCAAAAATAGGGTTGGATAAAAATCCCTATACTCTTGTAGAAGAACTGACAATAAGTGAAAAACAGCAAGTGGAAATAGCCAAAGCCCTTGCTTCCGATGCAGATATAATAATAATGGACGAACCTACCACATCTTTGACTGAAACTGAAACAAATCATCTTTTTAAAATTATAAGACAATTAAAACTGGAGGGAAAAGGAATTGTATACATTTCCCATAAACTTAAAGAATTGAAAGAAATAGGAGATACGGTTACTGTCTTAAAAGACGGTAAAGATGTAGGAAACAGAGATGTAAAAAATGTAGATATAAACGACCTTGTAACAATGATGGTAGGAAGGGAAATAAAATCAAGATATGATTCAAACAACACGGAACAGGATAAAAAAGAAGTAATTTTTGAAGTAAATGATCTGACCCGTGTTGATGGAAAAGTAAAAGACGTTTCATTTAAAATTCATAAAGGAGAGATTTTAGGATTTGCAGGTCTCGTAGGTTCGGGAAGAAGTGAATTAATGGAAGCGATTTTTGGAGTAAAACCGATAAAAAAAGGAAGTATAACTATGTTCGGAGAAAATTCGGTACCTAAAAATGAATATGATTCAATAAAAAAAGGAATGGGATTTGTTACTGAAAATCGTAGGGAAATGGGGTTTTTCCATAATTTTGATATTAAACAGAACATATCGATACTTCCTTTTATAAAAAAATCACGATTAAAGGGGATTTGGGGACTTATTGATAATGAAAAAGAAAAAAAATATGCTCTGAAAGGTAAAAATCAGATGAATATAAAATGTACCTCAATAAATCAAAATATAACGGAGTTGTCAGGGGGAAATCAACAGAAAGTTATTTTAAGTAAATGGATAATGGCAGATTCATCTTTAATGATATTCGACGAACCTACTAAAGGCATAGATATAGGAAGTAAAAGTGAAATTTACACTATTATAAGGAAGTTATCAGATGAAGGAAAAATCGTAATGATGATCTCGTCTGAAATGCCTGAATTATTTGCTGTTTGCGATAAAATAGCAGTTTTTAGGGAAGGAAGAATAGTAGAAATTTTACCTATAGAAAAAGCTTCAGAAGAAGCTATAATGCAAATATTAACAAGTGAAGGAGTGAAATAA
- the alsK gene encoding allose kinase: MREHKEYILGIDIGGTNFRIGLVSRNREIRDFQIKSITELQKGDFITNLLENIKYYTDVYKNEIEGIGIGFPSIVSKDKKYVYSTPNIKNLDNINITDTLEKKLDIPVYINKDVNFLILKDIKENNIGKDKIAIGLYIGTGFGNAIYINGQIIEGKHGVAGELGHIPVLNSKKECACGNIGCIEAHASGKVLKKIVEENFSGLNIDNIFTNYGNTEIIKNFIDSLAVPIATEINILDPDYIIIAGGVPIMKDFPIEELKKAIYRKVRKPYPAEDMNIIISKHDQKSGILGAAYYIRNYVEQNL, encoded by the coding sequence ATGAGAGAACATAAAGAGTATATTTTGGGAATAGATATAGGAGGAACAAATTTCAGAATAGGACTTGTTTCTCGAAATCGTGAAATCAGAGACTTTCAAATAAAATCAATTACCGAGTTGCAAAAAGGTGATTTTATAACTAATCTACTTGAGAATATAAAATATTATACAGATGTTTATAAAAATGAAATAGAAGGTATAGGAATAGGCTTTCCGTCAATTGTCAGTAAAGATAAGAAATATGTATATTCTACGCCGAATATAAAAAATCTTGATAATATTAATATAACGGATACTCTTGAAAAAAAACTGGATATTCCCGTGTATATAAATAAAGATGTAAATTTTCTCATATTAAAAGACATAAAAGAAAATAATATAGGAAAAGATAAAATAGCAATTGGTCTTTATATAGGTACAGGATTTGGAAATGCCATTTATATAAACGGTCAGATTATTGAAGGGAAACATGGCGTTGCAGGAGAACTCGGGCATATTCCTGTCCTGAATTCAAAGAAAGAATGTGCTTGCGGGAATATCGGATGTATTGAAGCACATGCTTCAGGAAAAGTTTTAAAAAAAATTGTAGAAGAAAATTTTTCGGGTTTAAATATAGATAATATTTTTACAAATTATGGAAATACTGAAATTATAAAAAATTTTATTGACTCTTTGGCAGTACCGATTGCTACGGAAATTAATATTCTTGATCCTGATTATATTATTATTGCAGGGGGAGTTCCTATTATGAAAGATTTTCCCATTGAAGAATTAAAAAAGGCAATTTATAGAAAAGTGAGAAAGCCCTATCCGGCAGAAGATATGAATATAATTATATCAAAACATGATCAGAAAAGCGGTATTTTAGGCGCTGCATACTACATAAGGAATTATGTGGAACAAAATTTATGA
- the alsB gene encoding D-allose transporter substrate-binding protein → MSKFFKSILVLLGVLLLASCGGGEKEAKESESGKSNTGTGKAEVAIILKTLSNPFWVSMKEGIEKEAAVQGVKVDIFAVNSEEDVQEQLKLLENLMRKGYKAIGVAPLSPVNLIQGIVEANKKGIYVVNIDEKIDMNQLKASGGSVLAFVTTDNVKVGAKGAEYIVSKLPEGGEVAIIEGKAGNASGEYRKQGATEIFKADSKIKLVASQPADWDRSKALDLAANLIQKYPNLKAIYAANDTMALGALQAVINANKQNQIIVVGTDGAPEALESIKQKGLSATVAQDSSSIGAESFKILLEAIKNKPEISPDTVPKEVPVESKLVTE, encoded by the coding sequence ATGAGTAAATTTTTTAAAAGTATTTTAGTGCTTCTAGGAGTGCTTTTGTTAGCGTCATGCGGTGGAGGAGAAAAAGAAGCTAAAGAGTCTGAAAGCGGAAAGTCTAATACAGGAACAGGAAAAGCTGAAGTTGCAATTATTCTGAAAACTTTATCCAATCCTTTCTGGGTAAGCATGAAAGAAGGAATTGAAAAAGAAGCTGCGGTTCAAGGAGTAAAGGTTGATATTTTTGCTGTGAACTCTGAAGAGGATGTACAGGAGCAATTGAAACTTCTGGAAAATTTAATGAGAAAAGGATATAAAGCAATAGGAGTGGCACCGTTATCGCCCGTAAATTTAATACAGGGAATTGTCGAGGCAAATAAAAAAGGTATTTATGTAGTAAATATCGATGAAAAAATAGATATGAACCAATTAAAAGCATCAGGAGGAAGTGTACTGGCATTTGTTACAACAGATAATGTGAAAGTGGGAGCAAAAGGAGCTGAATATATTGTAAGTAAATTGCCTGAAGGAGGAGAAGTGGCAATTATTGAAGGGAAAGCGGGAAATGCTTCAGGAGAATATAGAAAACAGGGAGCTACTGAAATATTTAAAGCTGATTCAAAAATAAAACTTGTCGCAAGTCAGCCGGCAGACTGGGACAGATCGAAAGCTCTTGATCTTGCTGCAAATCTGATCCAGAAATATCCTAATCTGAAAGCAATATATGCAGCAAATGATACAATGGCACTTGGTGCTTTACAGGCTGTCATAAATGCGAATAAACAAAATCAGATAATAGTAGTAGGAACTGACGGTGCACCTGAAGCATTGGAATCAATAAAGCAAAAAGGGTTAAGTGCAACAGTTGCACAGGATTCTTCAAGTATTGGAGCGGAAAGTTTCAAGATTTTGTTAGAAGCTATAAAAAATAAACCCGAAATATCTCCAGATACAGTTCCGAAAGAAGTTCCGGTAGAATCAAAGCTTGTTACAGAATAA
- a CDS encoding PTS ascorbate transporter subunit IIC, translating into MKEILIFLRDILSQPAILLGIVSFVGLTALRKPRHKILIGTLGPILGYIMLGVGAEFIVMNLEPLGKMIEKGFNIKGVVPNNEAVVAAAQNLLGKETMLILVVGLFINLMVAKFTKYKYIFLTGHHSFYMACLLSAVLGAMGFSNILLIFIGGFFLGTWSAISPAIGQKYTLKVTDGEEIAMGHFGSLGYYISAWIGKKVGDVENTTENMKIPEKWGFLRNTTIATAITMTMFYLIAGIVAGNTYVETLSNGISPYLYLIMLGLKFSVGVAIVYNGVRMILADLIPAFQGIATKIIPDSIPAVDCAVFFTFAQTAVIIGFIFSFIGGIVGMLILGISGGILIIPGLVPHFFCGATAGIYGNSTGGKRGAVIGSFVNGLLLSFLPAALLPVLGKLGFVNTTFGDVDFTLIGILLGMVNSFSGHSGIYLIMIIITIVLIIPNFLKIKSKVINNS; encoded by the coding sequence ATGAAAGAGATATTAATATTTTTGAGAGATATTTTAAGTCAGCCTGCTATATTACTCGGGATAGTTTCTTTTGTCGGATTAACTGCTCTCCGAAAACCGAGACATAAAATTTTGATTGGAACTTTAGGACCTATATTGGGATATATAATGTTAGGGGTAGGAGCTGAATTTATAGTGATGAATTTAGAGCCTTTAGGAAAAATGATTGAAAAAGGTTTTAATATTAAGGGGGTTGTTCCGAATAATGAAGCTGTAGTAGCTGCAGCTCAAAATTTGCTTGGAAAGGAAACAATGCTTATCCTTGTTGTAGGATTGTTTATAAATTTAATGGTAGCCAAATTTACAAAATATAAATATATATTTTTAACAGGGCATCATAGTTTCTATATGGCATGTCTGTTATCAGCAGTATTAGGTGCCATGGGATTTTCAAATATTCTTTTAATATTTATTGGAGGGTTCTTCTTGGGAACATGGAGTGCCATATCTCCTGCAATAGGACAGAAATATACATTAAAAGTCACTGATGGTGAAGAAATTGCTATGGGACATTTTGGAAGTTTAGGCTATTATATTTCCGCATGGATAGGAAAAAAAGTAGGTGATGTTGAAAATACTACTGAAAATATGAAAATTCCTGAAAAATGGGGATTTTTGAGAAATACAACTATAGCCACAGCTATTACAATGACAATGTTTTATTTGATAGCAGGAATAGTCGCAGGGAATACATATGTTGAAACTTTGTCAAATGGAATTTCACCGTATTTGTACTTGATAATGTTGGGATTAAAATTTTCAGTGGGAGTAGCTATTGTATACAATGGAGTTAGAATGATACTGGCTGATCTTATACCTGCATTTCAAGGAATTGCCACAAAAATAATTCCTGACAGTATTCCGGCAGTTGACTGTGCAGTATTTTTCACATTTGCACAGACAGCTGTAATAATAGGTTTTATTTTCAGTTTTATAGGAGGAATAGTAGGAATGCTAATACTTGGAATTTCAGGAGGAATCTTAATTATTCCGGGATTGGTTCCACATTTTTTCTGTGGTGCTACAGCAGGTATTTATGGGAATTCCACAGGAGGTAAAAGAGGAGCTGTAATAGGTTCATTTGTAAACGGACTTCTGCTTTCATTTTTACCTGCGGCATTGTTGCCTGTACTTGGTAAACTTGGCTTTGTAAATACTACATTTGGAGATGTGGATTTTACTCTTATAGGAATTTTACTTGGAATGGTGAATAGTTTTTCTGGTCATTCGGGAATATATTTAATTATGATTATAATTACTATAGTTCTTATTATCCCGAACTTTTTAAAGATAAAATCCAAAGTGATAAATAATAGTTGA
- a CDS encoding PTS sugar transporter subunit IIB — translation MLRILTVCGNGIGSSLMLAMKIEELCREEGINNVSVESSDLNGALSKEADVIITVKEIAEQFPKNKKIIVTRSYTNKKKIKEDILESMKKYYKG, via the coding sequence ATGTTGAGAATTTTAACTGTTTGTGGAAACGGTATAGGGAGCAGTCTGATGCTTGCAATGAAAATAGAAGAATTGTGCAGGGAGGAGGGAATAAATAATGTCTCAGTCGAATCATCAGACCTTAACGGAGCATTGTCTAAGGAAGCAGATGTAATAATTACGGTAAAGGAAATAGCGGAACAATTTCCTAAAAATAAGAAAATAATTGTCACAAGAAGTTATACTAATAAAAAGAAAATAAAAGAAGATATATTAGAAAGTATGAAAAAATATTATAAAGGATAA
- a CDS encoding BglG family transcription antiterminator, whose amino-acid sequence MLNNREIKILEELIKNGNICENDILEKNKINKRVFSYNLQNINVFLQNMKLKKVKKEGKTICFDNNQNFENVHSVIKSMRKFDREERIGILEFILFFKENINLKKISQELEVSKTTLKKDFRILKNILNRKKIKILYKNNFGYYLEYKDHENMEWMKIKKLEKILFQYEEEKKMYSEFIKKMYIFNNEKAEEKKISDFLYDINEKLKLNIGDEAYKILYSYLLVIKDEKIEKEKQSLLFIEKTEEFKIIENSLIKNGIAVLYKNSIIKFVDFLMGVTISSLNLENWLNQEILIRKIMKKFFQYANLSVNEDEVLYECLIYHLKPTIYRIKRGIHISNPVFRELIENGDPILKISEKVMKVIEKEIGISFPEDEIALLGYHFKASVERNSENAKKKIILVCGLGEGTSRLLEQKLKKDFNVEISAVIPYYKLEETLNSDIKADLILTTPKLKNIYKIPILKINPLLEEKDINKMMKYGISKRKNKILMSELLKIIEENNNNNKENLRIILNRRFRESIFDDIDPLSNKISHFINYSDIIISDRKMNWREGIEAVGKYMCMQGYVTKEYICEMLDIVEKFGSYIVVEEGIAIPHGNISKNVLKNGILLLICKQPVFLPNEKKVNIFIGFAIKEKENRQEIIKFLFDLITRKNLMKNLMKCKNTKEVYRYLEEI is encoded by the coding sequence ATGCTGAACAATAGGGAAATCAAAATTTTGGAAGAATTAATAAAAAATGGAAATATATGTGAAAATGATATTCTTGAAAAAAATAAAATAAATAAAAGAGTTTTTTCATACAACTTACAGAATATAAATGTTTTTCTTCAAAATATGAAATTAAAAAAAGTAAAAAAGGAAGGAAAAACAATATGTTTTGATAATAACCAGAACTTTGAAAATGTACATTCCGTAATTAAAAGTATGAGAAAATTTGACAGAGAGGAAAGAATAGGAATTTTAGAATTTATATTGTTTTTTAAAGAAAATATAAATTTAAAAAAAATATCTCAGGAATTGGAAGTTTCTAAAACTACGTTGAAAAAAGATTTTAGAATTTTGAAAAATATTTTAAATAGAAAAAAAATAAAAATTCTTTATAAAAATAATTTTGGATATTATCTTGAATATAAGGATCACGAAAACATGGAATGGATGAAAATAAAAAAACTTGAAAAAATTCTATTCCAATACGAAGAAGAAAAAAAGATGTATTCGGAATTTATAAAGAAAATGTATATTTTTAATAATGAAAAAGCAGAAGAAAAAAAAATATCAGATTTTCTGTATGATATAAATGAAAAATTGAAATTAAATATCGGAGATGAAGCTTATAAAATTTTGTACTCATATCTGCTTGTAATAAAAGATGAAAAAATAGAAAAAGAAAAACAGTCCCTTCTGTTTATTGAAAAAACAGAAGAATTTAAAATAATAGAAAATAGTTTAATAAAAAATGGAATTGCAGTTTTATATAAAAATTCAATAATAAAATTTGTTGATTTTTTAATGGGAGTTACAATTAGTAGTCTTAATCTTGAAAATTGGTTGAATCAAGAAATTTTAATAAGAAAAATTATGAAAAAATTTTTCCAATATGCAAATTTGTCCGTAAACGAAGACGAAGTTTTATATGAATGTTTGATTTATCATTTAAAGCCGACAATATACAGGATAAAAAGAGGAATACACATATCCAATCCCGTATTCAGAGAATTAATTGAAAATGGAGATCCTATTTTGAAAATTAGTGAAAAAGTAATGAAAGTTATAGAAAAAGAAATCGGAATTTCTTTTCCTGAAGATGAAATAGCATTGCTTGGTTATCATTTTAAAGCATCTGTTGAAAGAAATAGTGAAAATGCAAAGAAAAAAATAATATTAGTCTGCGGTCTGGGAGAAGGAACTTCAAGGTTATTGGAGCAGAAATTAAAAAAAGATTTTAATGTGGAGATTTCAGCTGTAATTCCTTATTATAAATTGGAAGAAACTTTAAATTCGGATATTAAAGCAGATTTAATTTTAACAACTCCGAAATTGAAAAATATTTATAAAATCCCGATTTTAAAGATAAATCCTCTGTTAGAAGAAAAGGATATCAATAAAATGATGAAATATGGTATTTCCAAAAGAAAAAATAAGATTTTGATGTCGGAATTGCTGAAAATTATAGAGGAAAATAATAATAATAATAAAGAAAATCTGCGGATAATACTGAACAGGAGATTTAGAGAAAGTATATTTGATGATATAGATCCTTTAAGTAACAAAATCAGTCACTTTATAAATTATTCGGACATAATAATTTCAGATAGGAAAATGAATTGGAGAGAAGGGATAGAAGCTGTAGGAAAATATATGTGTATGCAAGGATATGTAACAAAAGAATATATTTGTGAAATGCTCGATATTGTAGAAAAATTTGGTTCATATATTGTGGTTGAAGAGGGTATTGCGATTCCTCATGGAAACATTTCAAAAAATGTGTTAAAAAACGGAATTTTGCTACTTATATGTAAACAGCCGGTTTTTCTTCCTAATGAAAAAAAAGTAAACATATTTATAGGTTTTGCTATAAAAGAAAAAGAAAATCGACAGGAAATAATAAAGTTTTTATTTGATTTGATAACACGGAAAAACTTAATGAAAAACTTAATGAAATGTAAAAATACAAAGGAAGTATATCGATATTTGGAGGAAATATGA
- the alsC gene encoding D-allose ABC transporter permease: protein MKSGFNILWQKYGTFGILIIVMVVFGIGQPALFFSFDNITQIILQSSVNILIACGEFFAILIAGIDLSVGSVIALTGMLTGKFLIAGMNPVFAILIGGVLAGALIGMLNGFLVNVTELHPFIITLGTQAILKGITLIISNANSIFGFPPVFTKMVAGRIIGIPIPAIIAVTVAFILGFITSKTKLGRNIYALGGNKQAAWYSGIDVKLHTLIVFIISGACAGIAGVVSTARVGAAEPGAGAGFETFAIAAAIIGGTSFFGGKGKIFGVVMGGLIIGVISNGLNLLTVPTYYQQIVMGGLIILAVTIDKIFGGKKKGE from the coding sequence ATGAAATCGGGCTTTAATATATTATGGCAAAAATATGGAACTTTCGGAATTTTAATTATAGTAATGGTTGTATTTGGAATAGGCCAGCCTGCACTGTTTTTCTCTTTTGACAATATAACTCAAATTATATTACAGAGTTCGGTAAATATTCTAATTGCATGTGGAGAATTTTTTGCTATATTAATAGCAGGGATAGATTTGTCCGTAGGTTCGGTAATTGCCCTTACAGGAATGTTGACAGGAAAGTTTCTTATAGCAGGTATGAATCCTGTTTTTGCAATACTTATAGGGGGAGTTCTGGCAGGAGCATTAATAGGGATGTTAAATGGATTTCTTGTAAATGTGACTGAACTTCATCCTTTTATAATTACTTTGGGAACTCAGGCGATTTTAAAGGGAATAACGCTGATAATATCCAATGCAAATTCTATATTCGGATTTCCTCCTGTATTCACAAAAATGGTAGCAGGAAGAATAATAGGAATACCTATACCTGCAATTATAGCAGTAACAGTGGCATTTATTCTCGGTTTTATAACTTCAAAAACCAAACTGGGACGTAATATATATGCCCTCGGAGGAAATAAACAGGCTGCATGGTATTCAGGAATAGATGTAAAATTGCATACTCTTATTGTTTTTATTATTTCAGGGGCATGTGCAGGAATTGCCGGAGTAGTTTCAACTGCAAGAGTAGGAGCAGCAGAACCGGGAGCAGGAGCAGGTTTTGAAACATTTGCAATAGCTGCCGCTATTATTGGAGGAACGAGCTTTTTCGGAGGAAAGGGTAAAATATTCGGTGTAGTAATGGGAGGACTTATTATCGGAGTTATAAGTAACGGTCTTAATCTGCTTACTGTACCTACTTATTATCAGCAGATTGTAATGGGAGGACTTATTATCCTTGCAGTTACAATAGATAAAATATTCGGAGGGAAAAAGAAAGGAGAGTAA
- the alsE gene encoding D-allulose 6-phosphate 3-epimerase has product MEKVRFSPSLMCMDLTRFKEQVDILNERADFYHVDIMDGHFVKNITLSPFFVEQLNKISKLPIDVHLMTEFPGDYIDVLGKVGAAYISPHAETINKDAFRIINKIKNVGCKVGVVLNPATPVEWIKYYIHLVDKITVMTVDPGFAGQPFIPEMLEKIKELKTLKEENGYSYIIEIDGSCNEKTFRKLVKAGGEVFIVGSSGLFNLDNSLTDAWDKMIEIFNRETSE; this is encoded by the coding sequence ATGGAAAAAGTAAGATTTTCACCATCACTTATGTGTATGGATTTGACAAGATTTAAAGAGCAGGTTGATATATTAAATGAAAGAGCAGATTTTTATCATGTAGATATAATGGATGGTCATTTTGTAAAAAATATAACATTGTCACCTTTTTTTGTGGAACAGTTGAATAAAATATCAAAGTTACCTATTGATGTTCATTTAATGACGGAATTTCCCGGAGATTATATAGATGTGCTTGGAAAAGTAGGAGCGGCATATATATCTCCCCATGCGGAAACTATCAATAAAGATGCATTCAGAATTATAAATAAAATAAAAAATGTCGGTTGTAAGGTAGGAGTAGTCCTAAATCCTGCCACTCCCGTGGAATGGATAAAATATTACATACATTTAGTAGACAAAATAACAGTTATGACAGTAGATCCTGGATTTGCCGGCCAGCCATTTATACCTGAAATGCTGGAAAAAATTAAGGAATTGAAAACTTTGAAAGAGGAAAACGGTTATTCATATATAATTGAAATTGACGGTTCATGTAATGAAAAGACATTCAGAAAACTGGTCAAAGCAGGAGGAGAAGTTTTCATAGTAGGAAGTTCCGGATTATTTAATCTGGATAACAGTCTTACAGATGCATGGGATAAAATGATTGAAATATTTAACAGAGAAACTTCTGAATAG